GATTGCAGTATACAGTATATAACAAAAAGATAGTCTTGCTGTAGAGTACCTCATCTATGGTGAAAACATCCTTGCAAAAGCTTAAGGTTAGGTTGCTTTATCTTTCTGTAGCAGCTCTGTAATTCTTCATACGCTACAGCATTTTTGAGAGCTCTTCAGATTTATTATCATTCAAACTTGGAAGTTCAGCCTTGCCTCTGTTGTAGGAGATAATAGTCTACTGAAAATAGCTGCTCAGAGCAGAAAATTTTAACATGCCTTTCACATACAGGGATCAGAAGTGTGTGAAGTTAAAACGGCAGCTTGTATTTTCTCTTGGTGTTTAGGTGCGCATGAACTTGAACAGATGCAGTTGATTCTAGAATCAATTCCTGTTGTACATGAGGAGGACCGTCAGGAGCTTCTCAATGTAATTCCAGTTTACATTAGAAATGATATGACTGAGCCACACAAACCTTTAACTCAGTTGCTTCCAGGCATCAGTCCTGAAGGTaagtaattcagaaaaaaatacttcctgTATTGCAAAATCTTAAAATAGTGAACAACTTTAAGTGCGCATGTGTGATTGTTAAAAGCAAGTTTCAGTTAGAAGAGTCTGTGCGTTCTCTGAAGGAGGATTGTCTTCTGCTGTAATACAAAAAATGTTGCTTACATGACAGCTACTTGCTAGTCTATGGAGAAGAACTGTGAATTTGTGCTGCACTTGTTTGTACTGGGAGACCGAACTATTCTATTTTGAGACACAGGCCTTCTAAATATAAGGGAATATTGGAGTGGAGTCAGTATAAAACAACTGTATTTCAAgtctgtcttttaaaagaaagtccCCAAACCAAACTAACAGCACTGTTTCCTGATAGCTGTTGGTGGATACTGATCCAGCGTGAAGCATTCTGTCTCttagtattttttcctgctttaagcTGAATTATTGTTGATCTTAGAGATGACCTCTACTCTTCTACCTTTCCTATGGCTACAGAATGCATGTTTGGCAGTATAGTGTCAGTAGCTGATACTTCACAGGTAGCTACTTTTAAGCAAATGTATACCTCTAGAGCAAACCACTGTACCTTAATCTTAAGTTCTAGATGTCTGAAGTGTCATTTTTCTACCACTTTAATTATAACTTTTCTCTGCAGCACTGGACTTTCTGGAGCAAATTTTGACGTTTAGTCCCATGGATCGATTGACAGCAGAAGAAGCTTTGTCCCATCCTTATATGAGCATTTATTCCTTTCCAACGGATGAGCCTATTTCAAGTCATCCTTTTCACATTGAAGATGAGGTTGATGATATTCTGCTGATGGATGAAAGTCACAGCCATATTTATAATTGGGAAAGGTACATTTATCACTTACTGTGACATGTAACATAACTGATTGGTTGTGTACTTGAAGTACTGTTGCTTCATGGGCATCATTTGCTatcctgtttgtttcttaaattgACCTGAGAATAAACTTCTCCCTTATAGGCAGTGCATTGTCATTGGGTTGATAATTCATTAGACTGACTTGGATATGTTGATGCATTCTAGAGGTGCACTCAGGACTCCAGAACCTAAAGTTAACATCTCCATTACTTTTCCCaagtatttctcaaaaaaaacctttaaattaAGAGAGTTTTAAGTATGATTGTGTTGTCCAATGCTTAGCTCATATAAGTAGAAATTTACAGTAGTCATTCAAAATCACTTAAATGCACTTTAAAGGAGTTCTTTTAAATGGAGTGAGCTGTTGTACATAATTCTGGATTTAAATCTTTCAGATGTGCATATGAGGATTACTTTATGCcagattaaataaaaacctGGAAGAGGTACCCAATGGGATTGAGGAAAAGCTTTATCTGTGTTGAATTGTCATTGTCCTGTAAGGGAATTTCTAAACTTTTCTAGCTCCCAAGACAGAGATAGTTGACTTTTTTCCGCTGCTAACGCTTAGGAAATTGTTTTACAGATACCATGAAAGTCAGTTTTCAGACCATGACTGGCCTATTCATAATAACTACGAAGCTGATGAAGTTCAGCGTGATCCAAGGGCTCTTTCTGATGTTACTGATGAGGAAGAAGTGCAAGTAGATCCTCGCAAATATTTGGATGGAGATCGTGAGAAGTATCTGGAGGATCCTGCCTTTGACACCCACTTCTCTACCGAGCCTTGCTGGCAGTATTCAGATCACCATGAAAACAAGTATTGTGATCTGGAATGCAGTCACACTTGTAATTACAAAATGAGGTCGTCTTCATACCTAGATAATTTAGTTTGGCGAGACAGTGAAGTTAATCATTACTATGAGCCCAAGCTTATTATAGATCTTTCAAACTGGAAGgaacagagcaaagaaaagtCTGATAAGAAAGGCAAGTCTAAATGTGAAAAGAATGGGTTGGTGAAAGCTCAGATAGCACTTGAGGAAGCATCACAGCAACTtgttgaaaaagaaagggagaagaatCAAGGATTTGACTTTGATTCATTTATAGCAGAAACCATTCAGCTTAGTTTACAACACGAGTCTACTGATGTTGATAAATTAAATGACTTGAATAGCTCAGTGTCTCAAATAGAGTTGAAAGGATTAATATCAAAGTCAGTAagcagagagaagcaggagaaaggaaTGGCTAATTTGGCACAGTTAGAAGCTCTGTACCAAACTTCTTGGGACAGTGAGTTTGTAAGTAATGGGGAGGAGTGCTTTCTCATAGACCAGTTTTGTTGTGAGGTAAGGAAAGATGAACaagttgaaaaggaaaatacttaCACCAGTTATTTGGACAAATTTTTTAGTAAGAAGGAGGATGCTGAAATGCTAGAAACTGAGCCAGTAGAAGAAGGGAAGCttggggagaaggagagagaagagagctTTCTCAGTAACAGTGGAGAACTCCTCTTCAACAAGCAGCTTGAGGCTATAGGTATTCCTCAGTTTCACAGCCCTGTTGGTTCACCGCTGAAATCAATACAGGCCACATTAACGCCTTCTGCTATGAAATCATCTCCCCAAATTCCCCACAAAACATACAGCAGCATTCTGAAACATCTAAATTAAAACACTCAGCAGACATTTCTTTTATATTCATGAGatatgtttgtctttttttattactagtGTAAGTAATTTTTTACTTGAATCAGATGGTGTAATTTTGGTATGGATTTCAGTAGTTTTCTGTTTACCATTGTTTTTACAATCCAGAATTACTTTCTATATGTTagttacttttgtttttaaactggcATGTCGTTTGCACACAAAATTAAAGAATAGagcaaaataatgcaaaatgcaggaggtaacaaaaaaatgcactaaaccgagaaaaaaacccaacattctCTCAGTAAAACAGTGTccatgttttgcagaaaaagaacCTTGCCTTGAAATTTACACAGTGAGACTGTACATAATTGCAtgaaaatatctatttttcccaaaacatttttttcattcatgcgTATCTTGGAGTTTTTCATACTGTACACATTTCTTAGACACATGATACCAGCAGCAACTGAAATGAATGCAGAATTTGGTACGCATGTGTTATCTACCTCAAGGTAACAGCAGTATGTGGCAAAACATTAACCACCCATAGTGCTTCTCATTATGCACTTCTATTTAGCCAGCATTATTGTAGTAGTTATTCTTATTGAAAATCATtcaatatttataaatgttctGATATGCATTCTTTATAGTGAAGTGTTAATATGCagcacttttatttattttagcaaataaGTATATTTCTGTAATTATAGAAAGTCAACTTAATTTTTGAGTTACTTTTCAGATAAAAGTTTTTGTTTAGCACTATGGTTTTATTGCCTACATAGCTGGATATATATTAACATCAGCTTATTCTGAGGCTATccaatacatttttatttttattttttagttttcatttcaagTAAAGCACTCACTGTGTATAGGAATTTGGAATTGGAGGTGCTTGATCTCTACAAAAGAAATTAGGAATTGCTTTATTATCAAATGCTCCTAGAAGTCTTAattgtgttcattttttaaaaaaattttgtaatGTTAGTTGTGTGCATGGAAATAATTAAGGTACAACATTACTGTAGGTTCAAGTTCTATATGGTGagacattttgtttttactgtatgTTTTTACTGAATGATTCCTGTCCCACTCCCAACCCCCCTCAAAAGCAAGCATGAATAAAACTAGGTTTAAATATAGCATGTAGCATCTCGGTCTTCTGAAAATTTGTTTtaccttctgattttttttttaaatactggatGTATCATTGGCTCCccagtttaaaatgaaaaacaaataaaaacatggcCAGCAAAAATTACTGTTGTCTTTTTATGCTTTGTATGATGAAAGATAAAGAGGCTCTACTGTAATGCAGCTGGTGGTATTGTGAAGGCAGGCCTGCTTGCCTGTGCTCCCTAATACAAGGTGCTCAAGGAAGCATGAGAAATTGTCTTGCAGCCTACCCTGGAAGTGCCGCTGCTGCGATGCAGCAACCTGGAAGGAGACTTCAGAAGTACACTCCTGTCCCAGTGCCTATGCcctgtatttaagaaaaatcttgtGTAATGGTACAGCATAAGTGTATGGTAGCGTCAGTAACCATTCGTGATGAAAGTACAATTCCAGAGTATAAGTGAGCATTACTGCTTTACCAGGTTTTTTATACAGAAGAGTGTTAAAGTAGAAAAGCCACTGCCAGTGCATGTGAGTACCTTCATGTCACTAGCAGCCTAGAGTGAAAGTAATCAAGCGGCTCCCTCAGCCAAGAGCTCCTGTCTGGAGCACTTTCAGGAGCAGGACCAGGTAACTCCTATAGGATGTTTCAAAATGTGCGGAGGGCTTCTGTTGCAGCAAGCCCTAAGAACAGtatgtttttcctcttccagttcTTCCCATCAGAAACATTCCTGAGGGAGCTAATTAGCTGTAGGATATAAAGCCACATCTTTTGGCAAACTCCTACAACTTTTTCCATGGCAGTGTCTTAGCTCCTCCAAATTTTTCCAtctctcctcccctgctcctttGGCAGGTGGCACAGCTGCAACTTGCTTCAAATAAGGAGCTGCCCCTTCAACAGGGCACAAAATGGTGACTTGGGGAGATGGGAGACAGAGTATCTCCTTGGGCATGGTATGTGAATGTTTACTTAGCCACATCAATTTCTATGCATGGGGCTGTAGGGAAGAGGAAGTGGCTGGTTGCCCTCTCCTAGGTGAGGGACTGTTTTGAAGTggtgtggtaggttttttttctgatattggATGAGAGCAGTGGGTAGGAAATGCTTAGGAACTGGAAAAAGATTCagcttcaaaacattttgtgcAAATGAAGTcttccctgcccacccaccccatcccatcttTAAGAACACCAGTCAAACTCAGCAGTACTTAAGAAGCCTGTAATGGTAGAAAGGGAACATTTTGCACTcaaaaaggaaggggagagccAAGTGTTGAGCCTAAATCCAGCATGATGCTTCACCGCTTCTAACTTTTGTTTGTGTTAGGGGAGCAATGCTGTACAGGCACTGCTGGCTGCTTTGGTGATAAACCCTGCTCTCATAACAGGCTTCATCCACAGATCATTGGAGAGTACAGCTAGGCAGTCTGGCTTATTAAGTAGAAGTAATTCCCTAGATGGAGATGattaaagaaagtaaaaacgCTTTGTAAGGACCACACAAAGTGAAATCTACTGCCAGAAAATGAAGATACTGTGAGTGTGGAGTTGGGTTCTTCCTTGGCAAACTGCAGGAGTACTGCGTTAGGAGAGCAATCTGCAGAAAGTGCAGTGTTTCACAGGGTGGAAGACGGTTTCTGTCCCATGCTCATCAGAACATCCCTGCAGGAAAAAGTAGGATGGTTACAGATGTGGCCCTTTGGCTGTGATGGAGCAACTgaattgtctttaaaaacaaattatggaAGATTCTTAAATTATAAGCCAGATGAAGGGACTGCTGGTGCTTGCCAAGTAAAATGGAAACCCCTTATTtagcaaaaaaagcaaataagaaataagggtgttaaatgtcttttaaaattaccttttcttCTCTATGTGGTCTTGGGTTAAAAGGCAACATTTTAAAGTATGCCTAACAAGAACTTCAGTTAGAAGAGGTGATGTTTTTACCCTTACTGAACAGACCAGGACAGAGCTTGTTACATGTACTGTCATCACATAAGAGCTAATCATTGCAAACTGGCACAACACTGAACAGTTTGTTCTGATCAGGAGTTCTCAGTCATGGTCAGTTAACTTTCTCAcaattgtatttaattttaattaagaattgCTATCTATAATCTCAGCTATTTATACAAGACTTTGCCCACGTTGCTGTTAGTGGTAAAATTACAGCATGAGTAGCATTTAGCTAGTCTGTGCTTTGAGCACAACTGGTCTGCTGGGACTGTAGGTTGGACATCAGGTTCTGCAAACCAGCCGGGAactggggcagctgggcagTCCTTGCTGCTGCATCTTCTCCATCCCTGGTCAGCAAGACAGCCTG
This sequence is a window from Phalacrocorax carbo chromosome 7, bPhaCar2.1, whole genome shotgun sequence. Protein-coding genes within it:
- the MAPK6 gene encoding mitogen-activated protein kinase 6; translation: MAEKFESLMNIHGFDLGSRYMDLKPLGCGGNGLVFSAVDNDCDKRVAVKKIVLTDPQSVKHALREIKIIRRLDHDNIVKVFEILGPSGSQLTDDVGSLTELNCVYIVQEYMETDLANLLEQGPILEDHARLFMYQLLRGLKYIHSANVLHRDLKPANLFINTEDLVLKIGDFGLARIMDPHYSHKGHLSEGLVTKWYRSPRLLLSPNNYTKAIDMWAAGCIFAEMLTGKTLFAGAHELEQMQLILESIPVVHEEDRQELLNVIPVYIRNDMTEPHKPLTQLLPGISPEALDFLEQILTFSPMDRLTAEEALSHPYMSIYSFPTDEPISSHPFHIEDEVDDILLMDESHSHIYNWERYHESQFSDHDWPIHNNYEADEVQRDPRALSDVTDEEEVQVDPRKYLDGDREKYLEDPAFDTHFSTEPCWQYSDHHENKYCDLECSHTCNYKMRSSSYLDNLVWRDSEVNHYYEPKLIIDLSNWKEQSKEKSDKKGKSKCEKNGLVKAQIALEEASQQLVEKEREKNQGFDFDSFIAETIQLSLQHESTDVDKLNDLNSSVSQIELKGLISKSVSREKQEKGMANLAQLEALYQTSWDSEFVSNGEECFLIDQFCCEVRKDEQVEKENTYTSYLDKFFSKKEDAEMLETEPVEEGKLGEKEREESFLSNSGELLFNKQLEAIGIPQFHSPVGSPLKSIQATLTPSAMKSSPQIPHKTYSSILKHLN